Proteins from one Cryptomeria japonica chromosome 4, Sugi_1.0, whole genome shotgun sequence genomic window:
- the LOC131079028 gene encoding low affinity inorganic phosphate transporter 3 yields MPLKVLSALDSARTQVYHFTAIVIAGMGFFTDAYDLFCIPPVSNLLGSIYYKNEMPIHVKALVNGIALCGAFAGQLFFGWLGDRMGRKRAYGITLTLMVASSIASGFSIGRSPGCVIGSLCFFRFWLGFGIGGDYPLSATIMAEYANTKTRGAFIAAVFGMQGLGILAASTVALIVSAITMSAAGDKPSLEQKDAVWRIILILGAIPAGFTFYWRMRMPETARYTALVVRDARQAEEDMSRVLNLGIYETESHILSTQIRYPQFGLFSMAFVKRHGLELLGTSSTWFFVDIAFYSGNLFQNDIYHKVVGLKNRCEYRNPLDEVFRTAKAQALIALCGALPGYIFTILLIDRIGRFKIQAIGFFFMSIFLFALAIPYESYWLKEPHRYGFLAIYCLTFFFANFGPNTTTFIVPAELFPARLRSTCHGISAAAGKAGAIVGAFGFLYASQPKHRDNTKVNPYCENSYPTGIGMKNALIILGLACCLGFVCTFLIPETKKRSLEENEVEFAKIDADPGSI; encoded by the coding sequence ATGCCTCTCAAGGTACTGTCTGCCCTCGATTCGGCACGTACACAGGTGTACCATTTCACTGCAATAGTTATAGCAGGCATGGGTTTTTTCACTGATGCCTACGATCTGTTCTGCATCCCGCCTGTTTCCAATCTTCTGGGAAGCATCTACTATAAAAATGAGATGCCCATTCACGTGAAAGCCCTTGTCAATGGAATCGCCCTATGTGGGGCATTCGCAGGCCAACTCTTCTTCGGTTGGCTTGGAGACAGAATGGGACGAAAGAGGGCCTACGGAATTACCCTAACTTTGATGGTGGCAAGTTCCATCGCTTCTGGCTTCTCAATTGGCAGATCCCCCGGCTGCGTAATTGGAAGTTTATGCTTCTTCAGGTTCTGGTTAGGGTTTGGTATTGGCGGGGATTATCCTTTGTCTGCGACAATCATGGCCGAATACGCAAATACCAAGACCAGAGGAGCTTTCATTGCTGCAGTATTTGGGATGCAGGGTCTTGGAATTCTGGCGGCTAGTACAGTGGCTCTAATTGTGTCGGCAATCACGATGTCAGCAGCCGGGGATAAGCCATCACTCGAGCAAAAGGACGCGGTGTGGAGAATAATCTTAATTCTGGGAGCCATTCCTGCAGGTTTCACGTTTTACTGGCGAATGAGAATGCCCGAGACCGCCCGCTACACGGCCTTGGTGGTAAGAGACGCAAGGCAAGCGGAAGAGGATATGTCCAGAGTGCTTAATCTGGGTATTTATGAAACTGAGTCGCATATTCTAAGCACCCAAATTCGATACCCACAGTTCGGGTTGTTTTCAATGGCTTTCGTGAAGCGGCACGGGCTAGAGTTGCTAGGCACGTCGTCCACTTGGTTCTTCGTGGATATTGCGTTCTACAGCGGCAATTTGTTTCAGAACGATATATATCATAAGGTTGTAGGGTTGAAGAATCGGTGCGAGTATAGAAATCCTTTGGATGAAGTTTTTCGCACTGCAAAAGCGCAGGCGCTGATTGCGTTGTGTGGAGCTCTGCCAGGGTACATATTTACTATTCTTCTCATAGATCGTATTGGGAGATTTAAAATTCAGGCAATTGGGTTTTTCTTTATGTCAATTTTCCTGTTCGCCCTCGCCATTCCTTACGAAAGTTACTGGCTTAAAGAACCTCATCGATATGGGTTTTTGGCTATTTATTGTCTGACATTTTTCTTTGCAAATTTTGGGCCCAATACGACGACTTTCATTGTGCCGGCGGAGTTATTTCCTGCTCGGTTGCGATCGACGTGCCATGGTATTTCTGCAGCCGCTGGTAAAGCAGGGGCCATCGTTGGAGCATTTGGGTTCTTGTATGCCTCTCAACCCAAGCACAGGGATAATACTAAGGTTAATCCTTATTGCGAAAACTCTTATCCAACGGGCATAGGAATGAAGAACGCTTTGATTATTCTTGGACTAGCATGTTGCTTGGGGTTCGTCTGCACATTTCTAATACCAGAAACAAAGAAAAGATCATTGGAAGAAAATGAGGTGGAATTTGCTAAGATTGATGCCGATCCCGGCAGCATATAG